From Megalobrama amblycephala isolate DHTTF-2021 linkage group LG8, ASM1881202v1, whole genome shotgun sequence, the proteins below share one genomic window:
- the trak2 gene encoding trafficking kinesin-binding protein 2 isoform X4, which produces MFEVKPMSVEKKDTAAGTVLSAERVEQMTKTYNDIDVVTHLLGERDRDLELAARIGQSLLQRNHVLQERNESLEEQLAQAVDQVHQLQHELSKKDELLRMVASASEESETDSSCSTPLRHPTPAGAALALSQLEALQYKLQELEEENLSLRSEACHLKKETVTYEEKEQQLVNDCVKELRESNSQMVSLTNELSQKNEDLMRHQEEIAQLLSQIVELQHRIKELALEKEELRIHLQASKEAQRQLTAELKELSDRNAECVGMLHESQEEIKELRSKNTPSAGLRRHLPYGLYPMDSLAAEIEGTMRRELSVEEEITFQDQRSTHKRVFQTVRSVNQAVMRAAAAVPPIPGSARSGVVMTPVPYLSHTPNTEEGAIDVDVTKENSHLGQPGSPGGNDLTSALNRLSLRRQNFLCERQFFQAERDRKLQELAAAESDGGGSGCSSPMGSTVSSFTNLSEFSISSSCFKTFLPEKLQIVKPMEGSLTLHHWQQLAKPHLATILDPHPGVVTKGFRPLPQDNVYHLNDLEEDEDQEKLSWEHKRKEEEPQARKTKEEDEEEDGITFHVRSSSTPEEKMERRRVQSPTNVPPLPASLRNSPVPIAMAVSIATAVNLTAAPAVSSGISGSAVPQFDLNVCSIAPSTAVNPGKYQSSTFSTYTFTTCRILHPSDSTQVTPSSACSPSVSVNTPSSLRTGPSTPVTPCRLSLGDSFPVRRPAAPPGGLAKLLLEKGISAQGPAAVAAPKKPLSLRLLPSTPPNSPSHSPCPSPVPFDSRSTSSDNFLASRPAELFLQDVYGLKLGRASRPDLLSPESPHGQSTKPDCHGVKLVEHLRKLGLDKKVLQGPDADGAHPQESATFLATGGGSLLDGLRRNQSLPVMVGRRSASVSSPSFPVPPPHPTSLALPTPPWGNLNEPRRTRRHASLSQAPPHLHNS; this is translated from the exons TCCTCAGCGCCGAGCGGGTGGAGCAGATGACCAAGACCTACAATGACATTGATGTGGTCACACACCTCCTGGGTGAA AGGGATCGCGACTTGGAATTGGCCGCACGGATTGGTCAGTCTCTCCTGCAGAGGAACCATGTGCTTCAGGAACGAAACGAATCTCTGGAAGAGCAGCTAGCACAGGCTGTAGACCAG GTTCATCAGCTTCAGCATGAGTTGTCGAAGAAGGATGAGCTCCTCCGGATGGTTGCGAGCGCCAGCGAGGAGAGCGAGACCGACTCTAGCTGCTCCACACCGCTACGTCACCCCACGCCCGCAGGGGCCGCTCTTGCCCTCAGCCAGCTGGAGGCGCTACAGTACAAACTCCAGGAGCTGGAGGAGGAGAACCTCTCGCTGAGATCAGAG GCCTGTCACCTGAAGAAAGAGACCGTCACTTATGAGGAGAAAGAACAGCAGCTGGTGAACGACTGCGTTAAAGAGCTAC GCGAGTCAAACAGTCAGATGGTGTCACTAACGAACGAACTCTCCCAGAAGAACGAGGATTTAATGAGACATCAGGAGGAGATCGCCCAACTCCTCTCACAGATTGTAGAGCTCCAGCACAGAATCAAAGAG TTGGCGCTAGAGAAAGAAGAACTGAGAATTCACCTTCAGGCCTCAAAGGAAGCACAACGGCAACTCACGGCTGAG CTTAAGGAGCTGTCAGACAGAAATGCAGAGTGTGTGGGAATGTTACATGAGTCTCAGGAGGAGATTAAGGAGCTGCGCAGTAAGAACACGCCATCTGCAGGCCTGCGCAGACACCTGCCTTATGGACTCTATCCCATG GATTCTTTGGCAGCTGAGATTGAAGGTACTATGAGGAGAGAGTTGAGTGTAGAAGAAGAAATCACCTTTCAGGACCAGAG gTCGACCCATAAGCGTGTGTTCCAGACGGTACGGTCTGTTAATCAGGCCGTGATGAGAGCGGCTGCCGCAGTGCCTCCTATCCCTGGCTCCGCCCGCAGCGGCGTGGTCATGACACCAGTGCCCTATCTATCACACACACCCAACACAGAGGAAGGAGCCATAGATGTGGACGTCACCAA AGAGAACTCCCATCTAGGTCAGCCCGGCTCTCCTGGAGGAAACGACCTTACATCAGCTCTAAATCGCCTCTCCCTGCGGAGGCAGAATTTCCTGTGTGAGCGACAGTTCTTCCAGGCAGAGAGAGACAGGAAGCTGCAGGAGTTGGCAGCTGCGGAGTCTGACGGGGGCGGGAGCGGCTGCAGTTCACCAATGGGAAGCACCGTCTCTTCTTTCACCAACCTATCAGAATTCTCCATATCCTCCAGCTGTTTCAAGACATTTCTCCCTGAAAAACTGCAGATTGTTAAACCAATGGAAG GTTCTCTGACTCTTCATCATTGGCAGCAGCTTGCTAAACCCCACCTGGCCACTATTCTAGACCCCCATCCAGGTGTAGTTACCAAAGGCTTCCGCCCTCTCCCTCAGGACAATGTTTATCACCTGAATGACCTTGAAGAAGATGAAGACCAGGAGAAACTATCATGGGAACATAAGAGAAAAGAGGAGGAGCCACAGGCCAGAAAAACaaaagaggaagatgaggaggaggacGGAATCACATTTCACGTGCGGTCATCGTCCACTCCGGAAGAGAAGATGGAGAGGAGGCGTGTCCAAAGCCCAACTAATGTCCCGCCCCTTCCTGCATCCCTCAGGAATTCCCCTGTACCCATAGCAATGGCTGTCTCCATAGCAACAGCAGTTAACCTGACTGCTGCTCCTGCAGTTAGTTCTGGAATCTCAGGATCAGCAGTTCCCCAGTTTGACCTGAATGTCTGCTCTATAGCGCCCTCTACAG ctGTAAATCCTGGGAAATATCAGAGCTCCACTTTTTCCACGTACACCTTCACTACTTGCCGGATCCTGCATCCTAGTGACAGCACACAGGTCACACCCAG CTCTGCCTGTAGTCCTTCTGTCAGCGTCAACACCCCGAGTTCTCTCCGGACCGGTCCCAGTACTCCAGTCACACCCTGCAGGTTGAGTCTGGGTGATTCTTTCCCGGTTCGCCGCCCTGCAGCACCCCCTGGTGGTCTCGCCAAGCTCCTGCTGGAGAAAGGCATCTCTGCTCAGGGTCCCGCTGCTGTGGCGGCACCTAAAAAGCCTCTTTCTCTACGGCTTCTTCCCAGCACTCCTCCAAACTCCCCCTCCCATTCCCCATGCCCCTCCCCTGTGCCCTTCGACTCCCGATCCACCTCTTCGGACAACTTCCTGGCATCCCGTCCCGCTGAGCTCTTCCTGCAAGACGTCTATGGGCTGAAACTCGGTCGTGCCTCCCGACCCGATCTCCTCAGCCCTGAATCCCCTCATGGGCAGTCAACCAAACCAGACTGCCACGGCGTCAAGCTCGTGGAGCATCTTCGCAAGCTAGGCTTGGATAAAAAAGTGCTCCAAGGGCCGGATGCCGATGGTGCCCATCCACAGGAATCTGCCACCTTCCTAGCAACAGGAGGCGGCAGCTTATTGGACGGGCTCAGGCGAAATCAAAGTCTGCCTGTTATGGTTGGCCGCCGTAGTGCATCCGTCTCCAGTCCGTCCTTTCCTGTCCCGCCCCCTCACCCTACTTCCTTGGCCCTTCCCACTCCACCATGGGGAAACCTAAACGAACCGCGGCGCACACGTAGACACGCCTCCCTTTCTCAGGCCCCACCCCACCTGCATAATTCATAA
- the trak2 gene encoding trafficking kinesin-binding protein 2 isoform X2, translating to MFEVKPMSVEKKDTAAGTDEGSKVCDRGVSGDSLYLYEGQDWVISPSCSPEEPSTISPMLAEETFRYMILSAERVEQMTKTYNDIDVVTHLLGERDRDLELAARIGQSLLQRNHVLQERNESLEEQLAQAVDQVHQLQHELSKKDELLRMVASASEESETDSSCSTPLRHPTPAGAALALSQLEALQYKLQELEEENLSLRSEACHLKKETVTYEEKEQQLVNDCVKELRESNSQMVSLTNELSQKNEDLMRHQEEIAQLLSQIVELQHRIKELALEKEELRIHLQASKEAQRQLTAELKELSDRNAECVGMLHESQEEIKELRSKNTPSAGLRRHLPYGLYPMDSLAAEIEGTMRRELSVEEEITFQDQRSTHKRVFQTVRSVNQAVMRAAAAVPPIPGSARSGVVMTPVPYLSHTPNTEEGAIDVDVTKENSHLGQPGSPGGNDLTSALNRLSLRRQNFLCERQFFQAERDRKLQELAAAESDGGGSGCSSPMGSTVSSFTNLSEFSISSSCFKTFLPEKLQIVKPMEGSLTLHHWQQLAKPHLATILDPHPGVVTKGFRPLPQDNVYHLNDLEEDEDQEKLSWEHKRKEEEPQARKTKEEDEEEDGITFHVRSSSTPEEKMERRRVQSPTNVPPLPASLRNSPVPIAMAVSIATAVNLTAAPAVSSGISGSAVPQFDLNVCSIAPSTAVNPGKYQSSTFSTYTFTTCRILHPSDSTQVTPSSACSPSVSVNTPSSLRTGPSTPVTPCRLSLGDSFPVRRPAAPPGGLAKLLLEKGISAQGPAAVAAPKKPLSLRLLPSTPPNSPSHSPCPSPVPFDSRSTSSDNFLASRPAELFLQDVYGLKLGRASRPDLLSPESPHGQSTKPDCHGVKLVEHLRKLGLDKKVLQGPDADGAHPQESATFLATGGGSLLDGLRRNQSLPVMVGRRSASVSSPSFPVPPPHPTSLALPTPPWGNLNEPRRTRRHASLSQAPPHLHNS from the exons TCCTCAGCGCCGAGCGGGTGGAGCAGATGACCAAGACCTACAATGACATTGATGTGGTCACACACCTCCTGGGTGAA AGGGATCGCGACTTGGAATTGGCCGCACGGATTGGTCAGTCTCTCCTGCAGAGGAACCATGTGCTTCAGGAACGAAACGAATCTCTGGAAGAGCAGCTAGCACAGGCTGTAGACCAG GTTCATCAGCTTCAGCATGAGTTGTCGAAGAAGGATGAGCTCCTCCGGATGGTTGCGAGCGCCAGCGAGGAGAGCGAGACCGACTCTAGCTGCTCCACACCGCTACGTCACCCCACGCCCGCAGGGGCCGCTCTTGCCCTCAGCCAGCTGGAGGCGCTACAGTACAAACTCCAGGAGCTGGAGGAGGAGAACCTCTCGCTGAGATCAGAG GCCTGTCACCTGAAGAAAGAGACCGTCACTTATGAGGAGAAAGAACAGCAGCTGGTGAACGACTGCGTTAAAGAGCTAC GCGAGTCAAACAGTCAGATGGTGTCACTAACGAACGAACTCTCCCAGAAGAACGAGGATTTAATGAGACATCAGGAGGAGATCGCCCAACTCCTCTCACAGATTGTAGAGCTCCAGCACAGAATCAAAGAG TTGGCGCTAGAGAAAGAAGAACTGAGAATTCACCTTCAGGCCTCAAAGGAAGCACAACGGCAACTCACGGCTGAG CTTAAGGAGCTGTCAGACAGAAATGCAGAGTGTGTGGGAATGTTACATGAGTCTCAGGAGGAGATTAAGGAGCTGCGCAGTAAGAACACGCCATCTGCAGGCCTGCGCAGACACCTGCCTTATGGACTCTATCCCATG GATTCTTTGGCAGCTGAGATTGAAGGTACTATGAGGAGAGAGTTGAGTGTAGAAGAAGAAATCACCTTTCAGGACCAGAG gTCGACCCATAAGCGTGTGTTCCAGACGGTACGGTCTGTTAATCAGGCCGTGATGAGAGCGGCTGCCGCAGTGCCTCCTATCCCTGGCTCCGCCCGCAGCGGCGTGGTCATGACACCAGTGCCCTATCTATCACACACACCCAACACAGAGGAAGGAGCCATAGATGTGGACGTCACCAA AGAGAACTCCCATCTAGGTCAGCCCGGCTCTCCTGGAGGAAACGACCTTACATCAGCTCTAAATCGCCTCTCCCTGCGGAGGCAGAATTTCCTGTGTGAGCGACAGTTCTTCCAGGCAGAGAGAGACAGGAAGCTGCAGGAGTTGGCAGCTGCGGAGTCTGACGGGGGCGGGAGCGGCTGCAGTTCACCAATGGGAAGCACCGTCTCTTCTTTCACCAACCTATCAGAATTCTCCATATCCTCCAGCTGTTTCAAGACATTTCTCCCTGAAAAACTGCAGATTGTTAAACCAATGGAAG GTTCTCTGACTCTTCATCATTGGCAGCAGCTTGCTAAACCCCACCTGGCCACTATTCTAGACCCCCATCCAGGTGTAGTTACCAAAGGCTTCCGCCCTCTCCCTCAGGACAATGTTTATCACCTGAATGACCTTGAAGAAGATGAAGACCAGGAGAAACTATCATGGGAACATAAGAGAAAAGAGGAGGAGCCACAGGCCAGAAAAACaaaagaggaagatgaggaggaggacGGAATCACATTTCACGTGCGGTCATCGTCCACTCCGGAAGAGAAGATGGAGAGGAGGCGTGTCCAAAGCCCAACTAATGTCCCGCCCCTTCCTGCATCCCTCAGGAATTCCCCTGTACCCATAGCAATGGCTGTCTCCATAGCAACAGCAGTTAACCTGACTGCTGCTCCTGCAGTTAGTTCTGGAATCTCAGGATCAGCAGTTCCCCAGTTTGACCTGAATGTCTGCTCTATAGCGCCCTCTACAG ctGTAAATCCTGGGAAATATCAGAGCTCCACTTTTTCCACGTACACCTTCACTACTTGCCGGATCCTGCATCCTAGTGACAGCACACAGGTCACACCCAG CTCTGCCTGTAGTCCTTCTGTCAGCGTCAACACCCCGAGTTCTCTCCGGACCGGTCCCAGTACTCCAGTCACACCCTGCAGGTTGAGTCTGGGTGATTCTTTCCCGGTTCGCCGCCCTGCAGCACCCCCTGGTGGTCTCGCCAAGCTCCTGCTGGAGAAAGGCATCTCTGCTCAGGGTCCCGCTGCTGTGGCGGCACCTAAAAAGCCTCTTTCTCTACGGCTTCTTCCCAGCACTCCTCCAAACTCCCCCTCCCATTCCCCATGCCCCTCCCCTGTGCCCTTCGACTCCCGATCCACCTCTTCGGACAACTTCCTGGCATCCCGTCCCGCTGAGCTCTTCCTGCAAGACGTCTATGGGCTGAAACTCGGTCGTGCCTCCCGACCCGATCTCCTCAGCCCTGAATCCCCTCATGGGCAGTCAACCAAACCAGACTGCCACGGCGTCAAGCTCGTGGAGCATCTTCGCAAGCTAGGCTTGGATAAAAAAGTGCTCCAAGGGCCGGATGCCGATGGTGCCCATCCACAGGAATCTGCCACCTTCCTAGCAACAGGAGGCGGCAGCTTATTGGACGGGCTCAGGCGAAATCAAAGTCTGCCTGTTATGGTTGGCCGCCGTAGTGCATCCGTCTCCAGTCCGTCCTTTCCTGTCCCGCCCCCTCACCCTACTTCCTTGGCCCTTCCCACTCCACCATGGGGAAACCTAAACGAACCGCGGCGCACACGTAGACACGCCTCCCTTTCTCAGGCCCCACCCCACCTGCATAATTCATAA